From a single Fulvivirga ulvae genomic region:
- a CDS encoding YihY/virulence factor BrkB family protein → MHIKKFGKILIDSFSLLKVNQPLLLGASTAFFTLFSLAPIIIIIINILSLYFQQEEISDQLYDRIEMQFGDGAAEEIRNIVNNFRDQASSIWITIGGSVFLIFVSTTLFHVIRQAFNHIWNIRIKKTHNFIYTLKQRTQSLLIIFAGGLLFVASLFADTAVAVLKSYLDELIPSVDALLIQGVSIILSLLVVTLWFTILLKYLPDAKLKGKDALVGGFFTAILFNIGKYVLGRFLITDNLNDIFGTSASIMLLLLFIFYSSLIMYYGAAFTRTYARAVGSDIKPKKNAEQYTVSVVRE, encoded by the coding sequence ATGCACATCAAGAAATTCGGGAAGATCTTAATTGACTCATTCAGTTTATTGAAGGTCAATCAGCCCTTGTTACTGGGAGCTTCCACGGCCTTTTTTACATTGTTCTCGCTTGCTCCTATTATTATAATTATCATCAATATTCTCAGTCTCTATTTTCAGCAGGAGGAAATATCAGACCAGCTCTATGACCGTATCGAAATGCAATTTGGAGATGGCGCTGCTGAGGAGATCAGAAATATTGTGAACAACTTCAGGGATCAGGCCAGTAGCATATGGATCACCATCGGAGGAAGTGTATTTCTAATCTTTGTATCCACCACATTATTCCATGTGATCAGGCAGGCATTTAATCATATCTGGAATATCCGGATAAAGAAAACACATAATTTTATTTATACCCTGAAACAACGCACCCAATCTCTGTTAATCATATTTGCCGGCGGATTACTTTTCGTCGCTTCACTCTTTGCGGATACTGCCGTTGCTGTATTAAAAAGCTATCTGGACGAGCTTATCCCCTCTGTAGATGCCTTGCTGATCCAGGGAGTGAGTATTATACTGTCACTTTTGGTAGTTACTCTCTGGTTTACTATTCTGCTTAAATATCTTCCTGATGCCAAATTAAAAGGAAAAGATGCCCTGGTCGGTGGTTTCTTTACTGCGATTCTCTTCAACATCGGTAAGTACGTTTTAGGCAGATTTTTAATTACAGATAACCTCAACGACATTTTCGGAACTTCCGCTTCCATTATGCTGCTTTTGCTATTCATTTTTTACTCTTCACTAATCATGTATTATGGTGCTGCTTTCACCAGAACATACGCCAGGGCCGTGGGTTCTGATATAAAGCCCAAAAAGAATGCAGAACAATATACTGTTTCGGTGGTCAGAGAATAA
- a CDS encoding DUF6503 family protein, producing MKYKLLIILVVMVSCGKQSSQENTDSTDISTEEEVVSYPTLLQNALKSHGGLQQWQAFNSLQYDVKTTLGSEKTETQLIDLKSRKVLITGSNYTLGMDGSNVWVSPDKATFGDMPPRFYHNLIFYFFAVPFVLSDPGIQYEDLGERSVAGQNYRALKISFKEGVGDADDDLYIAHFNPDTYQLELLLYTVTYFSGEKHENYNALRYTDWQKVNGLLVPAVMEGYKFQSDSIGELRYRAEFSNVVFSEEVPDQALFDMPENAEIDSLKTP from the coding sequence ATGAAATATAAACTATTGATAATACTCGTTGTAATGGTCTCCTGCGGGAAACAGTCATCGCAGGAAAACACTGACTCTACTGATATTTCGACTGAAGAAGAAGTTGTATCATACCCCACATTACTTCAAAATGCACTGAAATCTCACGGTGGACTACAGCAATGGCAGGCTTTCAACAGTCTGCAGTATGATGTGAAAACCACGCTTGGAAGTGAAAAAACAGAAACTCAGCTAATTGACCTCAAGTCAAGAAAAGTGCTGATTACGGGTAGCAACTATACTTTAGGTATGGATGGCAGCAATGTTTGGGTGTCTCCCGATAAGGCGACTTTTGGTGATATGCCTCCCAGGTTTTATCATAATCTTATTTTTTACTTTTTTGCTGTCCCATTTGTATTGTCAGATCCAGGCATTCAGTACGAGGACCTGGGAGAAAGATCAGTTGCAGGCCAAAACTACAGGGCATTGAAAATCTCTTTTAAAGAAGGCGTAGGCGACGCAGACGATGATCTGTACATAGCTCATTTCAACCCCGACACTTACCAGCTGGAACTTCTGCTTTACACCGTAACTTATTTTAGCGGGGAAAAGCATGAAAATTACAATGCACTCCGGTATACTGACTGGCAGAAAGTAAATGGATTGCTGGTGCCTGCTGTTATGGAGGGCTATAAATTCCAATCCGACAGTATAGGTGAACTAAGGTACAGGGCAGAGTTCTCAAATGTAGTATTTTCTGAGGAAGTACCTGACCAGGCTTTATTTGATATGCCTGAAAATGCGGAGATAGACAGTCTAAAGACGCCATAA
- the bshB1 gene encoding bacillithiol biosynthesis deacetylase BshB1 — MKLDILAFAAHPDDTELSCAGTLAAHIAMGYKVGVVDFTRGEMGTRGTAEIRDHEARESAKIQQLSIRENLGFEDVFFENDRKHQLEVARAVRKYQPDIVLANAITDRHPDHGKAAKLAVDACFLAGLKRVELEDEEGEELAPWRPRVVYHYIQSNFIGPDFVVDISKYWSVKMQAIKAFKSQFHDPGSSEPETFISNPEFMKMLEARAKEFGHRIGVEYAEGFTINRTMGIEDITSLL, encoded by the coding sequence ATGAAGCTTGATATTTTAGCATTTGCAGCACATCCTGATGATACGGAGCTAAGCTGTGCTGGTACTTTGGCAGCACATATTGCAATGGGATACAAGGTAGGTGTTGTAGATTTTACACGGGGGGAGATGGGCACAAGAGGCACTGCAGAGATCAGAGACCATGAGGCCAGGGAGTCTGCGAAAATACAGCAGCTTTCAATAAGGGAGAATTTAGGGTTTGAAGATGTTTTTTTTGAAAATGACAGAAAACATCAGTTGGAAGTAGCCCGTGCTGTACGTAAGTATCAGCCGGACATAGTTTTGGCCAATGCAATTACCGACCGCCACCCTGACCATGGAAAGGCAGCAAAGCTTGCTGTTGATGCTTGCTTTTTGGCTGGTTTAAAGAGGGTTGAGCTAGAAGATGAAGAAGGAGAGGAGTTAGCGCCGTGGCGTCCCAGAGTGGTGTACCACTATATTCAAAGCAACTTTATCGGGCCTGATTTTGTAGTGGATATCAGCAAGTATTGGTCTGTTAAAATGCAGGCTATAAAAGCGTTTAAATCGCAGTTTCACGATCCTGGAAGTAGCGAACCTGAAACGTTTATTTCTAACCCGGAATTTATGAAAATGCTTGAAGCCCGGGCTAAGGAATTTGGTCACAGAATTGGCGTTGAATATGCAGAAGGCTTCACCATAAACAGAACTATGGGCATCGAAGATATTACCAGCCTGCTGTAG
- a CDS encoding universal stress protein, which yields MAHKKILVPMDFSRCSKNALKYAIHIGKRMPADLLLMHAFSVPVTHGEMGAISIVNTLVSGIEEDIQEDFSKLVHDVPELSEVKYETVIKHGSVVDAFIAESRRFHPDMVVMGTKGAHGIDEIILGTNAFAVTKNSAVPVLIIPENAGYRPLKKIALASDYKDVHVGLIDPLLLLNDVFGSEIHIVHISKQKALSIEEAEEAKKLQRYFKDVPHHYHLLQADDIEEGLNSYCQDHKIDLLTLIPRKHQLFEILMKGRQSKKIIFHTGIPVLTLPT from the coding sequence ATGGCACATAAAAAAATTCTGGTCCCGATGGATTTTTCGAGATGTTCGAAAAATGCCTTGAAATATGCAATACACATTGGCAAAAGAATGCCGGCTGACTTACTGCTTATGCATGCTTTTAGTGTACCTGTTACGCATGGAGAAATGGGTGCAATTTCAATTGTTAATACGCTTGTAAGCGGTATAGAAGAAGATATACAGGAAGACTTTTCTAAATTGGTACATGACGTACCCGAATTATCAGAGGTTAAATACGAAACAGTGATCAAACACGGATCAGTGGTCGATGCATTCATTGCGGAGTCACGGCGATTTCATCCAGACATGGTGGTAATGGGTACTAAGGGAGCGCACGGCATAGATGAGATCATACTCGGCACCAATGCCTTTGCCGTCACAAAAAACAGTGCAGTGCCTGTACTGATCATCCCTGAAAATGCAGGATACCGGCCTCTTAAAAAAATAGCACTGGCAAGTGATTATAAAGATGTGCATGTTGGTCTTATTGACCCCCTGCTTTTACTCAACGATGTTTTTGGATCCGAAATACATATTGTTCACATCAGTAAACAAAAAGCGCTTAGCATTGAAGAAGCTGAAGAAGCTAAAAAATTGCAACGCTACTTTAAGGACGTACCACATCACTATCATCTGCTACAAGCTGATGACATAGAGGAAGGGTTGAATAGCTACTGTCAGGACCATAAAATCGACCTGCTTACCCTGATACCGCGAAAGCACCAGTTATTTGAGATACTCATGAAAGGCCGGCAAAGTAAAAAAATAATTTTCCATACAGGGATACCTGTGCTAACACTCCCCACATAA
- a CDS encoding ATP-binding protein, which translates to MSVIHLRIINCIVFIFGSFTLFGQTSQTDSLSARLAVVKEDTSIVRLYIELAKSWKRVNTDSSLHYANLAIDLAKTIEFTTGEAMGLDVRGRVFIAEREFEKAVENFESGLQLLEKQGRHNESAVGYLYNGLAFAHHLQGKVELSATYMVKAVKLFDALHDSTGVMKNAMNAGVAYVDMGSFIKGLELYQLALSYAEKKGHQHYVGLINNNIGVIYRKQKQYDLALIYFNKSFEIVSELGDKSGMANALNNLGLVYENSGEYEKALEYYHKTMELDKETGNEYGIALTFNNIGQILREQKRYDKAIEAYENSFTIMEGLNNKWGQSKALNGLGKVYLEQKAYLKAYRPLNEGYELAKEIGNTELLNQASSNLHEYYEAVGDPKNALKFYRIFYTTQDSLYNEETTKKLARMEAEYEFQKERDSLNFVQQRMALEADQKISRQALIQRVTVAGLVIVLMLAVIIWRYSRLKRRANFELAERNIQIEAQNEEIIAQRDQLEERNRIVEQQKFQLEEVNEELRALNEEKSMLMGVVAHDLKSPLNQILGLIDIAKKSVDNIPPELNIYLEKIHSSANSSTQMINRILDVGAIENKDEVTLHEVKVYPILKKTVEDFQVLARKKDISLKFQETHTELQALIDENYYEQVIQNLISNAIKFSPKGENVFISLLEEGNKIITKVADEGPGISKEDQPKLFNKYETLTARPTDGESSTGLGLAIVKKYVDAMRGTVTCENGPGKGSTFIVSFPKA; encoded by the coding sequence ATGAGTGTTATTCACCTCCGAATCATTAATTGTATTGTATTTATTTTTGGAAGTTTTACCCTCTTCGGGCAGACTTCTCAAACGGATAGCCTTAGTGCCAGGCTTGCTGTCGTAAAAGAGGACACCTCCATCGTGAGGCTTTATATTGAGCTGGCAAAAAGCTGGAAAAGGGTTAACACAGACTCTTCCCTGCACTACGCAAACCTGGCCATTGACCTGGCTAAAACCATTGAGTTTACTACAGGAGAAGCCATGGGTCTTGATGTCCGGGGCCGGGTTTTTATTGCTGAAAGGGAATTTGAAAAAGCAGTAGAAAACTTTGAATCAGGTCTTCAATTGCTGGAAAAGCAAGGCAGGCACAACGAATCCGCTGTCGGCTATCTTTACAATGGCCTGGCATTTGCCCACCACCTGCAGGGGAAAGTAGAGTTATCCGCAACCTATATGGTAAAGGCTGTCAAATTATTTGATGCACTTCATGATAGCACAGGAGTAATGAAGAATGCGATGAATGCCGGGGTGGCATACGTAGATATGGGAAGTTTCATAAAAGGACTCGAATTGTATCAATTGGCCCTTTCTTATGCCGAAAAAAAGGGGCATCAACACTACGTGGGTTTAATTAACAATAATATTGGTGTGATCTACCGAAAGCAAAAACAGTATGATCTGGCTCTCATCTACTTCAATAAATCTTTCGAAATTGTATCCGAGCTGGGTGACAAATCCGGTATGGCCAATGCTCTAAATAACCTGGGGCTGGTCTATGAAAACAGCGGTGAATATGAAAAAGCCCTCGAGTATTACCATAAAACCATGGAGCTGGATAAAGAGACTGGTAATGAATATGGAATCGCATTGACTTTCAATAATATAGGTCAGATACTGAGAGAGCAGAAGCGTTATGATAAAGCCATTGAGGCTTACGAAAACTCCTTCACTATCATGGAAGGGCTCAATAACAAATGGGGGCAAAGCAAGGCCCTGAATGGCCTTGGTAAAGTTTACCTGGAGCAAAAGGCCTACTTAAAGGCCTACCGCCCGTTAAACGAAGGTTATGAACTTGCCAAAGAAATCGGAAATACGGAACTACTCAATCAGGCCAGTTCGAATTTGCACGAGTATTATGAGGCGGTTGGTGACCCTAAAAATGCGCTTAAGTTTTACAGGATTTTCTATACTACACAGGACTCCCTGTACAATGAAGAAACCACCAAAAAGCTGGCACGTATGGAAGCTGAATACGAGTTCCAGAAAGAGCGTGACAGTCTTAATTTTGTGCAGCAAAGAATGGCCTTGGAAGCTGATCAGAAAATATCCAGGCAGGCCCTCATCCAGAGGGTAACCGTAGCAGGTTTGGTAATAGTATTAATGCTTGCTGTCATCATATGGCGATACTCCAGACTGAAGAGGAGGGCTAATTTTGAACTGGCCGAAAGGAATATACAAATAGAGGCCCAAAATGAGGAGATTATTGCGCAAAGAGATCAACTGGAGGAAAGAAACAGAATAGTTGAGCAACAAAAGTTTCAGTTGGAAGAGGTCAATGAAGAGCTTAGAGCGCTTAATGAAGAAAAGAGTATGCTCATGGGGGTTGTGGCTCACGATCTCAAAAGTCCTCTGAACCAGATCTTAGGCCTGATCGACATCGCTAAAAAATCAGTAGATAATATACCTCCCGAGCTAAACATATATCTCGAAAAGATCCATTCCAGTGCCAACAGTTCCACACAAATGATCAACCGGATACTGGATGTGGGGGCCATTGAAAATAAGGATGAGGTAACCCTTCATGAAGTCAAGGTCTACCCTATTCTGAAAAAAACCGTAGAAGATTTTCAGGTATTGGCACGAAAAAAAGATATCTCACTAAAATTCCAGGAAACCCATACGGAACTGCAGGCATTGATCGACGAAAATTACTATGAACAGGTTATTCAAAACCTGATATCAAACGCTATCAAATTTTCACCCAAAGGAGAAAACGTCTTTATAAGTCTTCTGGAAGAAGGCAATAAAATCATTACCAAGGTAGCAGATGAAGGTCCCGGAATAAGTAAAGAAGATCAACCGAAACTATTCAACAAATATGAGACCCTCACGGCCCGGCCTACTGATGGAGAAAGCTCTACAGGTTTAGGTCTTGCCATTGTTAAAAAATATGTTGACGCCATGCGTGGTACTGTAACCTGTGAAAATGGACCAGGGAAAGGAAGTACTTTTATTGTGTCATTTCCAAAGGCGTAA
- a CDS encoding helix-turn-helix domain-containing protein, translating to MKHYYYQRVKQAVRFIEENLTHELSVDRIAEQACFSKYYFIRVFMAITGDTVGEYVRKRRITRSAEDLISTDRSILSIAMDYQFESQEAFTRSFKSVYRITPAKYRKRGFHQLAYRKNELSDSKIEHLKKNITREPQIVETIAKKLVGAFISTSSSRAHHNIRELWMSFIPRIKEIRHVTDTGMYGVHPYDSESKVEDFSEQFTFRKWAAVEVSHYEDIPAGLACYDLPAGKYARFTHKGGIRDFHISMDYVYGTWLAASDFELDLRDDFEHYGERFYGPENPASEIDIFIPVK from the coding sequence ATGAAACACTACTACTATCAAAGGGTGAAGCAAGCCGTAAGGTTTATAGAAGAAAATTTAACACATGAGCTGTCGGTTGATCGTATTGCAGAGCAGGCATGTTTTTCCAAGTACTATTTTATTCGGGTGTTTATGGCTATAACGGGAGATACGGTGGGTGAATATGTAAGAAAAAGAAGAATAACCCGGTCGGCCGAAGACCTGATTTCTACCGACAGGTCCATCCTGTCTATTGCTATGGATTACCAGTTTGAGTCTCAGGAGGCATTTACCCGATCATTTAAAAGTGTTTACCGGATTACACCTGCCAAATACCGTAAACGTGGCTTTCACCAACTGGCTTATAGAAAAAATGAGCTGTCGGACAGCAAAATTGAGCATTTAAAAAAAAATATAACCCGCGAGCCGCAAATTGTAGAAACCATAGCTAAAAAGCTGGTAGGTGCATTTATATCAACTTCATCTTCCCGGGCTCACCACAATATCCGTGAGCTTTGGATGAGCTTTATACCCAGGATCAAAGAAATCAGGCATGTAACGGATACCGGTATGTATGGAGTCCACCCATATGACAGCGAATCAAAAGTGGAAGATTTCTCCGAACAATTTACCTTTCGAAAATGGGCGGCCGTAGAGGTTAGCCATTATGAAGATATCCCGGCAGGGCTGGCTTGCTATGATTTACCTGCAGGCAAGTACGCTCGCTTTACCCACAAAGGAGGCATCAGGGATTTCCACATATCTATGGATTATGTTTACGGTACCTGGTTGGCCGCATCGGATTTTGAACTGGACTTGCGAGACGATTTTGAGCATTATGGAGAGAGGTTTTATGGCCCTGAGAACCCTGCTTCTGAAATAGATATATTTATACCTGTTAAATAA
- a CDS encoding pentapeptide repeat-containing protein gives MTDVIYDKTFEISDFAEGDLKKADYEGCTFVNCTLSNANLTGINFIDCSFSNCDLSMATLNDTAFRDVWFTDCKLLGLRFDLCKEFLFEVNFEGCQLNLSSFFQRSLKKTRFKNCELKEADFAEANLTESVFDNCDLSGAIFDNTILDKVNLVTAYGYTIDPDKNSIKKAKFSASGVVGLLSKYDIVIE, from the coding sequence ATGACAGACGTAATTTACGACAAGACCTTTGAAATATCAGACTTTGCCGAAGGTGATTTGAAAAAAGCTGATTATGAAGGTTGCACATTTGTTAACTGCACCCTGAGTAACGCAAACCTCACGGGCATCAACTTCATAGACTGCTCCTTCTCCAACTGTGACCTGAGTATGGCCACTTTGAATGATACTGCATTCAGGGATGTCTGGTTCACAGATTGTAAGCTACTCGGCCTGCGTTTCGACCTTTGCAAGGAGTTTCTGTTTGAAGTGAATTTTGAAGGATGCCAGCTCAACCTCTCCTCTTTTTTTCAACGCTCACTCAAAAAAACACGGTTCAAAAACTGTGAACTTAAAGAAGCAGACTTTGCAGAGGCCAACCTTACTGAATCAGTTTTTGACAACTGCGATCTTTCAGGTGCCATTTTTGACAATACCATCCTGGACAAGGTAAACCTGGTTACGGCTTATGGCTATACTATAGACCCTGATAAAAACAGCATAAAAAAGGCCAAGTTCTCCGCTTCGGGAGTGGTCGGACTGCTCAGCAAATATGATATTGTAATAGAATAG
- a CDS encoding GyrI-like domain-containing protein: MQPPRIETIPEKKLVGKHLEMTLADNKTRELWQSFMPYRSTIKHRTSADLISMQVYDQQAGFTGFDPHAKFTKWAVAEVSSFDHMPEGMEQYILRGGMYAVFIHKGTPADFPKTFQFIFGTWLPQSPYELDNREHFEILGDKYKNNDPGSEEEVWVPVKSK, from the coding sequence ATGCAACCACCCAGAATAGAAACCATACCTGAAAAGAAACTTGTAGGGAAGCACCTTGAAATGACGCTGGCAGACAACAAAACGCGTGAACTATGGCAAAGCTTTATGCCTTACCGCAGTACCATCAAGCACCGTACTTCTGCTGATCTGATCAGTATGCAGGTTTATGATCAGCAGGCTGGTTTCACAGGTTTTGACCCACATGCTAAATTCACCAAATGGGCAGTAGCAGAAGTCTCTAGCTTTGACCACATGCCGGAAGGTATGGAACAATACATCCTCAGAGGAGGCATGTATGCTGTATTTATTCACAAAGGCACACCTGCTGATTTCCCCAAAACCTTTCAGTTTATCTTTGGTACCTGGCTACCACAATCTCCTTATGAACTAGACAACAGAGAGCATTTTGAGATACTGGGTGATAAATACAAAAACAACGATCCCGGCTCTGAGGAAGAGGTTTGGGTACCAGTAAAGAGCAAGTAG
- a CDS encoding CBU_0592 family membrane protein has protein sequence MNATDWLRSIGLFPILLAYFLNVTEKISNKDLSFILLNLIGASMTCLASVLLKHVPFIILEVACVIVSLASLINYGKGG, from the coding sequence ATGAATGCAACCGACTGGCTGCGCTCAATCGGGCTTTTCCCGATACTCCTCGCCTACTTTCTTAATGTAACAGAAAAAATATCAAACAAGGATCTGTCATTCATCCTCCTGAACCTGATCGGCGCCTCTATGACCTGCCTGGCCTCTGTTTTATTGAAGCATGTACCCTTTATAATCCTTGAAGTGGCATGTGTGATCGTATCCTTAGCTTCGCTGATCAATTATGGAAAAGGTGGCTGA
- a CDS encoding ComEC/Rec2 family competence protein, translated as MSHLSTDRYNGTATKYCFAEFPSIKIYKNQTDKDWNNHLLFGDYIKILDTEVVNNRIRVRCRGNTGWVKVDEIRKDRLLEINFVDIGQGDGCHVVTPDDQHFIVDAGKGDNMERYLSWRFNLYDRKTPLPFLFKGIISHSDLDHYGGFKNIFKNDKINFDKIYHNCLVERPGDLPFGEVKNNHILGLVRTNDEMRALIGDQNNRKGTRSTYCKTLYECLKYSPDVEFIGLLEENRFVQDFDGSNTIKGLPFSLKVLGPIHEGSNGRHALRTINNTGKDKNGHSLIIKLQYDKARMLLGGDVNSEFGEIICNYYKSINRPDELEVDAAKACHHGSNHFNYDFLEAVNSAATIISSGDDESYAHPRPDAIGAFGKCGYGKKPLIFSTELARSNVELTMAKLKKLNMLVAKAESLATEIKKIDNDALTRNLKTQLLKTNKNLNSYLTKYGMINLRTDGSKMIIAQKLEKQASYGKWDIHKLEYSQSSGRFELSEAH; from the coding sequence ATGTCACACCTCTCAACAGATCGGTACAATGGAACTGCTACCAAATATTGCTTTGCTGAGTTCCCTTCCATTAAAATTTATAAAAACCAGACAGACAAGGATTGGAATAATCATTTGCTTTTTGGTGATTATATCAAAATTCTTGATACCGAAGTTGTCAATAATAGAATAAGAGTAAGGTGTAGAGGAAATACAGGTTGGGTCAAAGTTGATGAAATCAGAAAGGATCGATTATTGGAAATAAACTTCGTTGATATTGGACAAGGAGATGGTTGTCATGTAGTTACACCTGACGATCAGCACTTTATAGTGGATGCTGGTAAAGGCGATAATATGGAGCGCTACTTGTCCTGGCGGTTTAATTTGTATGATCGAAAAACTCCATTACCGTTTCTTTTCAAAGGTATAATAAGTCATTCTGATCTTGATCATTACGGCGGTTTTAAAAATATCTTTAAAAACGATAAAATCAATTTCGATAAGATATATCATAACTGCCTGGTGGAGCGGCCCGGTGACTTACCTTTTGGTGAAGTTAAGAACAACCATATACTTGGTTTAGTGCGGACAAATGATGAAATGCGTGCGTTAATCGGTGATCAGAATAATCGTAAGGGAACGAGGTCAACTTACTGCAAAACGCTTTATGAATGTTTAAAATATAGCCCGGATGTGGAATTTATCGGATTACTGGAAGAAAACAGGTTTGTTCAGGATTTTGATGGTAGCAATACAATTAAGGGCCTTCCATTTAGTCTGAAAGTACTGGGGCCGATACACGAAGGATCCAATGGCAGACACGCGCTTAGAACGATTAATAATACGGGAAAAGATAAAAATGGACACTCACTGATTATCAAACTACAGTATGATAAGGCAAGAATGCTTCTTGGGGGTGATGTAAATTCTGAATTCGGTGAGATCATTTGTAATTATTATAAAAGTATAAATAGACCTGATGAACTGGAGGTTGATGCTGCTAAGGCCTGCCATCATGGTAGCAACCACTTCAATTATGATTTTCTCGAGGCTGTAAACAGTGCTGCTACAATTATTTCGTCCGGAGATGATGAGAGCTATGCCCACCCCAGACCCGATGCTATAGGGGCATTTGGGAAATGTGGTTATGGTAAAAAACCGCTAATATTTTCCACCGAACTTGCAAGATCAAATGTGGAGTTGACAATGGCTAAACTCAAAAAACTGAATATGCTGGTAGCAAAAGCAGAATCCCTGGCTACTGAGATTAAGAAGATAGATAATGATGCCCTCACCAGGAATTTAAAAACTCAACTTTTAAAGACCAACAAAAACCTCAATAGCTACCTTACGAAGTATGGCATGATTAATTTACGTACGGACGGGTCAAAAATGATCATTGCCCAAAAGCTGGAGAAGCAAGCATCGTATGGCAAATGGGATATACATAAACTGGAATACTCCCAAAGTTCCGGGAGATTTGAATTAAGTGAAGCTCACTGA
- a CDS encoding nuclear transport factor 2 family protein, whose product MYKLMIQKANKVSAKTIVETYFNAMAKGDIAKALTCFAANVKWHQPGMNKFSGLKSSPDEIGQMIFGMIEDAGGSLIIRPNGLLTESGDLVAAPIRFTFVKRNQSLDMGGLFEVKNGEIAYVWLFSENQQEDGLWRG is encoded by the coding sequence ATGTATAAGTTGATGATTCAAAAGGCAAATAAGGTAAGTGCTAAAACCATAGTGGAGACATATTTTAATGCCATGGCAAAAGGAGACATAGCAAAAGCACTTACATGTTTTGCGGCCAATGTAAAATGGCACCAGCCGGGAATGAATAAATTTTCCGGCCTAAAAAGTAGTCCTGATGAAATTGGTCAGATGATTTTTGGGATGATAGAAGATGCAGGAGGAAGTTTGATTATCAGGCCTAACGGACTTTTAACAGAGAGCGGAGACTTAGTAGCTGCACCCATCCGCTTTACCTTTGTTAAACGCAATCAAAGCCTGGATATGGGAGGTTTGTTTGAAGTGAAGAATGGAGAAATTGCCTATGTATGGCTTTTTTCGGAGAATCAGCAGGAGGACGGTCTTTGGAGGGGTTGA